In Xenorhabdus griffiniae, the genomic window GGCATGGATGGCATTACGCAACAGGTCGCCATTATTCTTTATGTAATCATGGACACTTATATCTTCAATGCCGACAGGAATGGCAACGGTATTGGCCAGATAACCCACCTCTTGATGGTTATATTTATTCCTGCCATGCATGGTCACTGCAATAGGTACTCTTTGACTCATCCCCAATTTCGAAAGTGTGAGTGCTTGTGCTGCCAGCAAAATTGAATAGGGAGTCACGGAACACGTTTTGGCTAACTCATATATTTTGGTGGTATCTTCCGTGCTGAGGTTAAACGGATGTGTCACCATTTTTCGAAAACCGGCGCTACCTTGGGTTTGCTGTGGCTGAGATTTCGGCGGCCGCGTTTTCAGGGGGAGTGACAGAGACGCATCTTGTGAAAGCATGGTGCGCCAAAAATCGCGATCAATATTTGGTGGCAAAGAGTGATTTTTTTTCTGGGGGCATTCAGGTGTTGCATCATTCAAGTTTTCTATTAGCAAGCCAACAGACCAGAGATCCGCAATGGCGTGATGCACTCTGACCACTAAATATAAATCATGATTTCCTGTTTCAATGATTTCTGCCTTAAATAATCGCTCTGATTCGATCCCCATAAATTCGCGGCTATCGGGGAGCAACATTTCAGATAATGATGAATCAGGGATTTCATCCAGGAAACGAATATGGCAGTACCCTGATGCTTCCGGTGGTGCTTCCACAACCCAATATTTCCCATCCTGAAATTCAAAACGCTGTCTGAGCGATGAATGCCGCCTGACTATAGCGTCAATGCGCGATTTCAATTGTTGTCCGGAAAGGGAACCCTCAATGCGAAAAACGATTTCAAGAATTAAGCCTGGTAAATGAGGATCAATGGCTTGTTGTAGACATAACACTTCTTGTCGTGGGGTAGCTCGTTTTTTACTTATCATAATTAATTATATTTTCTTATGTTATTTTAAAGTTAAAAAACATTATTTATTCGGTTATGTTTTTCTTTGAAAAAATAACCAGGATAAATTCATATTTATTTCATGGTGTTATTTGTTTTTATTGGTTAGGTTGATAATAATTGTGATCGTCTTGTGATCGATAGAATTTGACATTGGGAGCGAAAAGTCAACACAATTGATTACGTTTGCTTTACTTAAAAGTGTTGGAGGTTTTCAGAAAATGTTAAATTCTGAGAAAACAACGAGGATGAAAAAAGGGCCTGGTTTTATTGAAACTTTCGATCGAATAGCGCCTACCTATGAAGAAAAATATGGCGATAAATTGCACCTGGCACATGAAGAATGTTTGAGCATTTTGAAGCAGATGGATTGGCTATCCAAGCCCCGTAGCATATTGGATATTGGTTGTGGAACCGGCGCATTGTTGGAGCACTTACATATCCGATGGCCTCAGGCCAACTGCATTGGCATCGATCCGGCCCAAGGTATGATAGATGAAGCGTTCAAGCGCAGGCCATTCGCCAAATTCATGGTGGGAATGGCAGAGGAACTGGCTCTGCCATCAGGCAGTATTGATTTGATCGTTTGTTCGATGTCCTTTGGGCATTGGTATGATAAATCTGCCGGATTACATGAGATACGACGGATTCTTCACGCTAATGGCTTGTTTTGTCTTATCGAAAATGCCCCACCAGGCTGGGGAATTAAATCTTTGATTAACTGGATCATGGGGAGTCTGGGGAGTTACATACCCGAAGCAGAAATCGTTCGCCTGGCAGAAGCGGCGGGGTTACAGCGGATTTATTCTACGACGACGGCTAGAAATA contains:
- a CDS encoding class I SAM-dependent DNA methyltransferase, whose amino-acid sequence is MLNSEKTTRMKKGPGFIETFDRIAPTYEEKYGDKLHLAHEECLSILKQMDWLSKPRSILDIGCGTGALLEHLHIRWPQANCIGIDPAQGMIDEAFKRRPFAKFMVGMAEELALPSGSIDLIVCSMSFGHWYDKSAGLHEIRRILHANGLFCLIENAPPGWGIKSLINWIMGSLGSYIPEAEIVRLAEAAGLQRIYSTTTARNIIVSVFQLPNGGRSYHDQ